One Brevibacterium spongiae DNA segment encodes these proteins:
- a CDS encoding DUF2599 domain-containing protein, which produces MAQEVPEPTPINVEASAEISKGSLNLQGPVSRFNVSLPPGGSHNPRPAVVENGTGAEFALNRVDPGGAALRTEVEDGTEIEVVEDDQGDQSIQLTDANGEIVGGILIEATRSSNGQPVRSELAVEGKTITPKFLAGNDEIKEPVSVDVYASTVWYNKGWVTKKSGKKYVVNLDPTRLGRKQNALNTHKTHVKHAKKVLGSTNTKKHWNYNIEQQFLCHVVGAWFPTGVYNMESWRPTKKWQQIANPFDRCNRK; this is translated from the coding sequence GTGGCCCAGGAAGTCCCGGAACCAACTCCTATCAACGTCGAAGCAAGTGCGGAGATCAGTAAGGGCTCACTCAATCTTCAGGGGCCGGTTTCGCGTTTCAACGTTTCACTGCCGCCGGGCGGCAGCCACAATCCTCGCCCTGCGGTTGTTGAGAACGGAACAGGGGCCGAATTTGCTTTGAACCGCGTGGATCCGGGCGGTGCCGCCCTGCGTACCGAAGTCGAGGATGGAACTGAAATCGAGGTCGTAGAAGATGACCAAGGTGATCAGTCGATTCAGTTGACTGACGCGAATGGAGAAATCGTCGGCGGCATACTAATTGAAGCTACTCGCTCAAGCAATGGCCAACCCGTTCGTTCCGAACTGGCGGTGGAAGGTAAAACGATAACGCCGAAGTTCTTGGCAGGAAATGATGAGATCAAGGAGCCCGTGTCCGTCGATGTTTATGCTTCAACTGTTTGGTACAACAAGGGCTGGGTTACCAAAAAATCCGGCAAAAAGTATGTCGTGAATCTGGACCCTACTAGGCTTGGAAGGAAGCAAAATGCCCTGAACACGCATAAAACACATGTCAAGCATGCGAAGAAGGTGCTTGGATCTACGAACACTAAGAAGCACTGGAACTACAATATCGAGCAGCAGTTTCTCTGTCACGTTGTAGGAGCGTGGTTCCCGACAGGAGTGTATAATATGGAGTCTTGGCGGCCCACTAAGAAGTGGCAGCAGATCGCGAACCCGTTTGATCGCTGCAACCGGAAGTAA
- the rplT gene encoding 50S ribosomal protein L20 has product MARVKRAVNAHKKRRVILDRASGYRGQRSRLYRKAKEQVIHSLVYSYRDRRKRKGDFRRLWIQRINAGARANGMTYNRFIQGLKAAGVEVDRRMLAELAVNDSATFAHLVKVAKDALPADVNAAKTDAA; this is encoded by the coding sequence GTGGCACGTGTGAAGAGAGCGGTCAATGCTCACAAGAAGCGCCGGGTCATCCTCGACCGGGCAAGCGGCTACCGCGGACAGCGTTCGCGCCTGTACCGCAAGGCCAAAGAACAGGTCATCCACTCGCTGGTCTACAGCTACCGTGACCGTCGCAAGCGCAAGGGTGACTTCCGTCGCCTCTGGATCCAGCGCATCAACGCCGGCGCCCGCGCCAACGGTATGACCTACAACCGTTTCATCCAGGGCCTCAAGGCTGCTGGAGTCGAGGTCGACCGTCGCATGCTCGCCGAGCTCGCCGTGAACGACTCGGCCACCTTCGCGCACCTGGTCAAGGTCGCCAAGGATGCTCTTCCTGCAGACGTCAACGCAGCGAAGACCGACGCCGCCTGA
- a CDS encoding TetR/AcrR family transcriptional regulator: MTETPRQRARIETEAQITAIGNRMIDESGVDGLSLRAIARELGVVSSAVYRYVKSRDELLTILIRDAFTQIADAVDGALADRRSVETLALTMLAWSRGHPNRWALIYGTPIADYEAPRAETVVPGTRIMVTLADLVAESQAGAEVAGRTDVSTVHAAALQPLRDGLDELGLDYGDGVIIETITIWVAVIGLINGLRFGQFGPGFDDVEDDLMSGVIGRLGE, encoded by the coding sequence ATGACTGAAACTCCACGGCAGCGCGCCCGCATCGAGACCGAAGCGCAGATCACTGCGATCGGCAATCGGATGATCGACGAATCCGGTGTCGACGGACTGTCGCTGCGGGCGATCGCTCGCGAACTCGGCGTCGTCTCAAGTGCGGTGTACCGCTATGTGAAGAGCCGCGATGAACTGCTGACGATCCTCATCCGTGACGCCTTCACGCAGATCGCCGATGCCGTCGATGGGGCCCTGGCTGATCGGCGCTCAGTGGAGACATTGGCGCTGACGATGCTCGCCTGGTCGCGGGGGCATCCGAACCGGTGGGCGCTCATCTACGGCACCCCGATCGCTGACTACGAGGCACCGCGTGCGGAGACCGTGGTGCCGGGAACCCGCATCATGGTCACGCTCGCCGACCTCGTGGCGGAGTCTCAGGCCGGCGCCGAGGTGGCCGGCCGTACCGATGTCAGCACAGTTCATGCGGCCGCGCTGCAACCCCTGCGGGACGGTCTCGACGAGCTCGGCCTCGACTACGGCGACGGCGTCATCATCGAGACGATCACGATCTGGGTTGCAGTCATCGGGCTCATCAACGGTCTGCGGTTCGGTCAGTTCGGGCCGGGCTTCGATGATGTCGAGGACGATCTGATGTCCGGAGTGATCGGCCGCCTCGGCGAATGA
- a CDS encoding TrmH family RNA methyltransferase, with the protein MKLPDVISSPQSKRIKNAAKLLKRRDRKTTGQFLVEGPQAVREALAISGSVVELFITEEAAEEHPEFMASAKHGRLQCSTVTPEVLTELATTVNSQGVVAVCKTLDVELTSVLTKEAQLVVVLSQVRDPGNAGTIIRLADAAGADAVVLTSSSVDVYNDKVVRSTAGSLFHIPVVTGVGLSEVTELARARGLQVLAADANDGAHDLHHPWDTGLDLTARTAWVFGNEAWGMSTGDLSLCDSSVAVPIYGSAESLNLGTAAGVCIYESARNQRM; encoded by the coding sequence ATGAAACTCCCTGACGTCATCTCCTCGCCCCAGTCGAAGCGGATCAAGAACGCCGCGAAGCTGCTCAAACGCCGTGACCGCAAGACCACGGGCCAGTTCCTCGTCGAAGGACCGCAGGCCGTGCGTGAGGCTCTGGCGATCAGCGGTTCCGTCGTCGAACTCTTCATCACCGAGGAGGCTGCGGAGGAGCATCCCGAGTTCATGGCCTCGGCCAAGCACGGGCGCCTCCAGTGCAGCACCGTCACCCCCGAAGTCCTCACCGAGCTTGCGACGACAGTGAACTCTCAGGGCGTCGTGGCCGTGTGCAAGACCCTCGACGTGGAGCTGACTTCGGTGCTCACCAAGGAAGCGCAGCTCGTCGTCGTTCTGTCGCAGGTTCGCGATCCTGGCAATGCCGGCACGATCATCCGCCTAGCCGATGCGGCAGGTGCCGATGCCGTGGTGCTGACGTCGTCGTCGGTCGATGTCTACAACGACAAGGTGGTGCGCTCGACCGCCGGCTCTCTCTTCCATATTCCCGTCGTCACAGGTGTGGGGCTGTCCGAGGTGACCGAGCTTGCACGAGCCCGCGGCCTGCAGGTTCTGGCCGCCGATGCCAACGACGGGGCGCACGACCTCCACCACCCGTGGGACACCGGGCTGGATCTCACCGCACGGACCGCGTGGGTCTTCGGCAACGAAGCGTGGGGGATGAGCACCGGTGATCTGTCGTTGTGTGATTCGTCAGTTGCCGTGCCGATCTACGGTTCGGCCGAGAGTCTCAACCTCGGCACCGCTGCTGGGGTCTGCATCTACGAGAGCGCTCGCAACCAGCGGATGTGA
- a CDS encoding VOC family protein encodes MKPLTTILSLPVADPQSTTAFYAEGLGLETDGVEDGIVAFELPNLSIFFVAADEYGQYLELSGQPGSKNPVPGASIISCAFATRAEIDEVLDRAVAAGGSADPGQEVDGSYMGYFADLDGYIWELVANEQTARAATAAE; translated from the coding sequence ATGAAGCCACTGACAACGATCCTGTCATTGCCCGTCGCCGATCCGCAGTCCACAACAGCCTTCTACGCCGAAGGCCTCGGCCTGGAGACGGACGGCGTCGAGGACGGCATCGTCGCCTTCGAACTGCCCAACCTTTCGATCTTCTTCGTCGCCGCAGATGAGTACGGCCAGTACCTCGAACTCTCGGGTCAGCCCGGTTCAAAGAACCCGGTTCCCGGAGCAAGCATCATCTCCTGTGCGTTCGCCACTCGAGCCGAGATCGACGAGGTGCTCGACCGTGCAGTCGCCGCCGGCGGATCAGCCGACCCCGGCCAGGAGGTCGATGGTTCGTATATGGGCTACTTTGCCGACCTCGACGGCTACATCTGGGAACTCGTCGCCAATGAGCAGACGGCACGGGCCGCAACTGCGGCGGAGTAG
- the rpmI gene encoding 50S ribosomal protein L35, with protein MPKQKTNSSAKKRMRVTGSGKIMREGVNNQHKFEGKSSARKRRVSTDQELTGGDRAMARKLLGKLKGR; from the coding sequence ATGCCGAAGCAGAAGACGAACAGCAGCGCCAAGAAGCGCATGCGCGTGACTGGCAGTGGCAAGATCATGCGTGAAGGCGTGAACAACCAGCACAAGTTCGAGGGCAAGTCCTCGGCTCGTAAGCGCCGCGTGTCCACCGACCAGGAACTCACCGGCGGCGACCGCGCCATGGCCCGCAAGCTTCTGGGCAAGCTCAAGGGCAGGTGA
- a CDS encoding pentapeptide repeat-containing protein codes for MAIDTPRPPKISLGELAQGYLGDIGPEEFLEGMKFTDLNLAEVDATQSTFLDCRWSNVNLGDADAPINLTGAKISGTTISDGRADTWTMSRGNLLHTEIDGTRIGAGVVYDSVWEKVLFTNCRISYLNLRGSKLTDVEFRDCKIDEIDLDRAKVSRVAFPGSSVGVFQCEGAILGNVDIRGLQPHKISGVHSLRGATIDDTQLMLFADLFARELGISVE; via the coding sequence ATGGCAATCGATACCCCACGACCACCGAAGATCAGCCTCGGAGAGCTTGCCCAGGGCTACCTCGGCGATATCGGTCCGGAAGAATTCCTCGAGGGAATGAAATTCACCGACCTCAACCTCGCCGAGGTGGACGCCACCCAATCGACGTTTCTTGACTGTCGATGGTCGAACGTCAATCTCGGTGACGCGGACGCTCCGATCAATCTCACCGGAGCAAAGATCTCGGGGACGACGATCAGTGACGGCCGTGCCGATACGTGGACCATGTCGCGGGGCAATCTGCTGCACACCGAAATTGACGGCACCCGGATCGGAGCCGGTGTCGTCTATGACAGTGTGTGGGAGAAGGTGCTGTTCACCAACTGCCGTATCTCGTACCTCAACCTGCGGGGGTCGAAGCTCACTGATGTCGAGTTCCGTGACTGCAAGATCGACGAGATCGATCTCGACCGTGCGAAGGTCAGTCGGGTCGCGTTTCCCGGCAGCAGCGTCGGCGTGTTCCAGTGCGAAGGCGCCATACTCGGCAACGTCGACATTCGGGGACTGCAGCCCCACAAGATCTCCGGGGTGCACTCGCTGCGGGGAGCGACCATCGATGACACCCAGCTCATGCTCTTCGCGGACCTCTTCGCCCGCGAACTCGGTATCAGCGTGGAGTGA
- the infC gene encoding translation initiation factor IF-3 has protein sequence MSKRSEHISETRINDRIRVPEVRLVGPNGEQVGIVAIRKALDLAREADLDLVEVAPQAKPPVAKLMDYGKFKYESAQKAREARKNQANTALKEIRFRLKIDEHDYETKKGHVTRFLEGGDKVKVMIMFRGREQSRPEMGIKLLNRLAEDVSELGTVESSPRVDGRNMVMVIAPHKSKSDAKAEARKASAGAKGKSAEVKSRRDRVAAEKNSAHPDA, from the coding sequence TTGAGCAAAAGGAGTGAACACATCAGCGAGACGCGCATCAATGACCGGATTCGGGTTCCCGAGGTCCGGTTGGTCGGACCCAATGGTGAACAGGTCGGTATCGTTGCCATTCGCAAGGCACTCGATCTCGCCCGTGAGGCAGATCTCGATCTCGTCGAGGTAGCCCCCCAGGCGAAGCCACCCGTAGCCAAGCTCATGGACTACGGAAAATTCAAATACGAATCTGCTCAGAAGGCCAGAGAAGCCCGGAAGAACCAGGCGAACACTGCGCTGAAGGAGATCCGCTTCCGTCTCAAGATCGACGAACACGATTACGAGACGAAGAAGGGCCACGTCACCCGCTTCCTCGAAGGCGGCGACAAGGTCAAGGTCATGATCATGTTCCGCGGACGTGAGCAGTCCCGCCCCGAAATGGGCATCAAGCTGCTCAACCGCTTGGCCGAAGATGTGTCGGAACTCGGCACCGTCGAATCCTCCCCGCGAGTCGACGGACGCAACATGGTGATGGTCATCGCCCCGCACAAATCAAAGTCTGACGCCAAGGCGGAGGCTCGCAAGGCATCAGCTGGTGCCAAGGGCAAGTCCGCTGAGGTGAAGTCCCGTCGCGATCGGGTGGCTGCAGAGAAGAACTCAGCTCACCCGGACGCGTGA
- a CDS encoding NAD(P)H-binding protein, whose translation MKQALVIGNGQIGSEIAAQLTESGADVRIATRSGGPSPSPQHIKSPQHIKSPTHIKADASDRTQLAEAAAGVDAIFACAHAPYDSLKWEQILPRLDAAILDTAADLGIPVVFPESVYAFAGLGVPLTEDSPFAPVEDKGRIRQRLLEARAAHPATCASVIAGDLLGRSAGKWSSVVRMCITEPISHGRRALVPARTDVPHGITVIADHAAAMIRAVEHLDGVPAGTHQLFIAPASNPTLAEIADFTSDTLGRARRRPFSVPRWATRIAGVVERSFYELNQLAPIWYEPSVIAPGELAAEVGTTDWRDGVRQMLGTQALLQPLETDSGLRGTGADLRGSTGN comes from the coding sequence ATGAAGCAGGCACTCGTCATCGGCAATGGGCAGATCGGTTCGGAGATCGCCGCTCAACTCACGGAATCGGGGGCGGACGTGCGCATCGCCACGCGCTCCGGCGGCCCGAGTCCATCACCTCAGCACATCAAATCACCTCAGCACATCAAGTCACCTACGCACATCAAGGCTGACGCGAGCGATCGCACGCAGCTAGCCGAGGCCGCCGCAGGGGTCGATGCGATCTTTGCGTGCGCCCACGCCCCGTATGACAGTCTCAAGTGGGAGCAGATCCTTCCTCGACTGGACGCGGCGATCCTCGACACCGCTGCCGATCTCGGCATCCCCGTCGTCTTCCCCGAGTCCGTCTACGCTTTCGCGGGTCTTGGAGTCCCACTGACCGAGGACTCGCCGTTCGCTCCGGTCGAGGACAAGGGGCGGATACGGCAGCGGCTCCTCGAGGCACGGGCGGCTCATCCGGCGACCTGCGCGAGCGTCATCGCCGGTGACCTGCTCGGCAGGAGTGCGGGGAAATGGTCGTCGGTGGTGCGCATGTGCATCACCGAGCCGATCTCCCATGGACGCCGAGCGTTGGTGCCTGCGCGCACGGATGTCCCTCACGGCATCACCGTCATCGCCGATCATGCGGCCGCAATGATTCGAGCCGTCGAGCACCTTGATGGCGTCCCCGCGGGTACGCATCAGCTGTTCATCGCCCCGGCTTCGAACCCGACCCTGGCCGAGATCGCGGACTTCACTTCGGACACACTCGGTCGTGCGCGCAGACGTCCGTTCTCGGTGCCGCGGTGGGCAACTCGAATTGCGGGGGTCGTCGAGCGGTCGTTCTATGAGCTGAATCAGCTCGCACCGATCTGGTACGAGCCGAGTGTCATCGCTCCCGGAGAATTGGCGGCAGAGGTCGGCACGACGGATTGGCGCGACGGCGTGAGGCAGATGCTCGGCACGCAGGCACTGCTGCAGCCTCTGGAGACAGACTCCGGTCTCCGGGGCACAGGGGCGGACCTGCGAGGCTCGACCGGAAACTGA
- a CDS encoding DUF1844 domain-containing protein, which yields MSSEESVPAEAVAEVTRDIAEVPAVEVITSSAVHLMSAAAVKCGLAEDGPDGAGSDLKDLDEARKLITALAGFVTGAATVIGDHHARPLRDGLRSLQLAFREASEFPDAPGEGPGEKFTGPVR from the coding sequence ATGAGTTCTGAAGAATCCGTTCCCGCCGAGGCGGTCGCCGAAGTCACCCGCGACATCGCCGAGGTTCCCGCCGTCGAGGTCATCACCTCCAGCGCCGTCCATCTCATGTCCGCTGCCGCAGTCAAGTGCGGCCTGGCCGAAGACGGACCCGATGGTGCCGGCTCCGACCTCAAGGACCTCGACGAGGCCCGCAAGCTCATCACCGCCCTGGCCGGTTTCGTCACCGGTGCCGCCACCGTGATCGGCGACCACCATGCCCGTCCGCTGCGTGATGGGCTGCGCAGCCTGCAGCTGGCCTTCCGCGAAGCCTCGGAGTTCCCCGACGCTCCCGGCGAAGGTCCGGGAGAGAAGTTCACCGGCCCCGTCCGCTGA